In the genome of Apodemus sylvaticus chromosome 2, mApoSyl1.1, whole genome shotgun sequence, one region contains:
- the Bcl2l14 gene encoding apoptosis facilitator Bcl-2-like protein 14, whose translation MCSTSACDLEDIPLEDDDPNSIEFKILAFYARHHVFKSTPDAFSPKLSRTRSLSQKALGTWSTDSWTQVSLPCRSSPSSEKYVNLGKKKSSWRTLFRVTEKEEDPLSSPKGLQRQGLVQRQGGSHNQHWARSLSSVEQRLESEAVDSKVACIANRVAEIVYSWPPPDDSHSQGGGKFKQSVPEIPYFQLQGNQPRACDSKKDGEDQIISKIVELLKYSGDQLGREIKKDKALMSSLQDGLSYSVFRTITDLFLRDVDTRGESEVKAQGFKAALAIDAIAKLTAIDNHPMNRMLGFGTKYLREYFSPWVQQNGGWEKILGISHEEVD comes from the exons ATGTGCAGCACCAGTGCGTGTGACCTGGAAGACATCCCCCTGGAGGATGACGACCCCAACAGCATAGAGTTCAAAATCCTGGCCTTCTACGCCAGACACCATGTCTTCAAGAGCACCCCAGATGCCTTCTCGCCCAAGCTCTCCAGAACAAGAAGTCTGTCCCAGAAAGCATTGGGGACTTGGTCAACTGATTCCTGGACACAGGTATCGTTGCCTTGCAGAAGTTCCCCCTCCAGTGAAAAGTACGTAAACTTGGGCAAGAAGAAGTCTTCTTGGAGAACACTCTTCAGAGTGACCGAAAAGGAAGAAGACCCGCTGAGCTCCCCAAAGGGGCTCCAACGTCAGGGTTTGGTACAGCGGCAGGGTGGCTCCCACAACCAGCACTGGGCCAGGTCCCTGTCCAGCGTGGAGCAGCGCCTGGAGAGTGAAG CTGTGGACTCCAAAGTCGCTTGTATCGCTAACAGAGTGGCTGAAATCGTTTACTCCTGGCCACCACCAGATGACAGCCACAGCCAGGGAGGAGGCAAGTTCAAACAGAGTGTCCCAGAGATTCCGTACTTCCAACTTCAAGGCAATCAGCCTAGAGCCTGCGACTCTAAGAAAG ATGGAGAAGACCAAATAATAAGCAAGATTGTTGAGCTGCTGAAATACTCGGGGGATCAGTTGGGAAGAGAG ATAAAGAAAGACAAGGCTTTGATGAGCAGCTTACAGGACGGGCTGTCCTACTCAGTGTTCAGGACCATCACTGACCTATTCCTGAGGGACGTGGACACCAGAGGCGAATCAGAGGTCAAAGCTCAGGGCTTCAAGGCTGCCCTTGCAATAGATGCCATCGCCAAGCTCACAGCCATCGACAACCACCCAATGAATAGGATGCTGGGCTTTGGGACCAAGTACCTAAGAGAGTACTTCTCCCCCTGGGTCCAGCAGAATGGTGGATGG gAAAAAATACTTGGGATATCACATGAAGAAGTAGACTGA